In the Leptolyngbya sp. FACHB-261 genome, one interval contains:
- a CDS encoding decaprenyl-phosphate phosphoribosyltransferase, protein MITSLPSVLSPHLMALRPRQWTKNLIVFAAPLFASRFTVQDSLAAALAFALFCCASSSFYLLNDIADIDSDRRHPVKCKRPIAAGLVSIPVALGMAGLLLGGSLLISWRHSVALGGIVTGYALLQVAYNLRLKRTVILDITAIATGFVLRAYGGAAADRIVLSPWFLLCTGMLALFLGVEKRKAELRLLETRGGRTRSVLKRYSLPLLNRMENVVTTGAIMTYAIWSSGPQVQGASTPWMMLTLPFVLYGVFRYQLLSDPQEIARKTDELGHETGGQSERPEEILLQDLPILLTVVGWVSTSFVILSLKSQGLI, encoded by the coding sequence ATGATTACCTCGCTGCCCTCGGTGTTGTCGCCACATTTGATGGCTCTACGGCCACGCCAGTGGACGAAAAACCTGATCGTCTTTGCAGCGCCATTGTTTGCCTCACGGTTCACCGTGCAGGACTCTTTGGCTGCTGCCTTAGCCTTCGCGCTGTTCTGCTGCGCTTCTAGCAGTTTTTACCTTCTCAATGACATTGCTGATATTGACTCTGACCGACGGCATCCGGTCAAGTGTAAGCGTCCAATTGCCGCTGGCTTAGTCAGTATTCCTGTTGCGCTTGGCATGGCAGGGTTGCTCTTGGGAGGCTCATTGCTGATCTCTTGGAGGCATTCGGTAGCGCTGGGCGGAATTGTGACAGGCTACGCGTTACTTCAGGTCGCCTATAACTTGCGTTTGAAGCGCACGGTCATCCTAGACATCACAGCCATTGCGACGGGTTTCGTATTGCGGGCTTATGGGGGAGCGGCAGCTGACCGCATCGTGCTTTCCCCCTGGTTTCTGCTATGTACAGGCATGCTGGCTTTGTTCTTGGGGGTTGAAAAGCGTAAAGCTGAGCTTCGCCTGTTGGAAACTCGCGGCGGTCGAACTCGTTCTGTTCTAAAGCGCTACTCTCTGCCTTTATTGAATCGGATGGAGAATGTAGTTACAACTGGAGCGATCATGACCTACGCTATCTGGAGCTCCGGCCCTCAGGTGCAGGGTGCATCAACGCCCTGGATGATGCTCACTTTGCCCTTTGTACTATACGGCGTTTTTCGTTACCAACTTCTCAGCGATCCTCAAGAGATTGCTCGGAAGACTGATGAATTGGGCCATGAAACAGGCGGACAAAGTGAACGTCCAGAAGAGATTTTGTTACAGGACTTACCGATATTGCTCACGGTTGTGGGTTGGGTCTCTACCAGCTTTGTCATTCTATCTCTGAAGAGCCAGGGACTAATTTAG
- a CDS encoding NAD(P)/FAD-dependent oxidoreductase: MPVDYDLVVIGGGSAGLTAAREAALLKARVALVEKAQIGNHLYRNCISSGVLAQAGHVAWTVRSAVDFGIAVDNTSVKFPEISRRIQGVIETITEANSLESLARLGVDVILGSGQFIDRRTFAVNGRQLQARAFVIATGSSSSRPEIEGLDAIDYLTNERVFGLTEAPETLTILGGGSTGVELGQAFARLGSQVTILAAGLHVLDREDPEAARLVQACLEAEGIRVLGQTQAVRVELWNGKQRVYTNHRTFGPIDADKILVSTGRCPNISSLGLEAAGVRVGRHGVMVNAYLRSSNPRIYACGDVIGGYCSTHVATYEANIALRNALFLPHRKSNYRSIPRVVFTSPEFASVGFTEPAAHRRYGKDVWVLKQNFKDVDRAQTQAETTGFCKLITRSNGQILGAHIVGPSASDLIAPITLAMAHRLPVGAFEQLVTAYPTLMEINLMAARQLAQRQYHRNRLLQNLFEGLFKLCRAWGA; encoded by the coding sequence ATGCCCGTAGATTATGATCTTGTCGTCATTGGAGGTGGTTCTGCAGGCTTGACAGCGGCTCGGGAAGCAGCTTTACTCAAAGCTCGTGTCGCCCTGGTTGAGAAAGCTCAGATCGGCAACCACCTCTATAGAAACTGTATTTCTAGCGGAGTGTTGGCTCAAGCTGGCCATGTTGCCTGGACAGTGCGTAGCGCTGTTGATTTTGGTATTGCTGTTGACAATACTAGCGTCAAATTTCCTGAAATTAGTCGCCGTATACAAGGCGTAATTGAGACAATTACTGAGGCAAACTCTTTAGAGTCTCTTGCTAGGCTAGGTGTAGATGTAATTTTGGGCAGTGGTCAGTTTATTGATCGCCGCACCTTTGCTGTTAACGGACGACAATTGCAAGCTCGTGCTTTTGTTATTGCCACGGGTTCTAGTTCTAGTCGGCCTGAAATTGAGGGCTTAGACGCTATTGATTATTTAACTAATGAGCGAGTTTTTGGACTAACAGAAGCACCTGAGACCCTCACTATTCTTGGAGGAGGATCCACGGGAGTCGAATTAGGTCAAGCTTTTGCCCGACTGGGTTCTCAGGTCACTATACTGGCTGCTGGTCTCCACGTGCTGGACCGAGAAGATCCAGAGGCAGCTCGTTTAGTGCAAGCTTGCCTCGAAGCCGAAGGCATTCGGGTGCTTGGCCAAACCCAGGCAGTACGGGTTGAACTATGGAACGGTAAGCAACGTGTTTACACCAATCATCGAACTTTTGGCCCAATTGATGCAGACAAAATTTTAGTTTCTACTGGGCGTTGTCCCAATATTTCATCTTTGGGTCTGGAGGCTGCCGGTGTAAGAGTTGGTCGGCACGGCGTTATGGTAAACGCATATCTCCGAAGCAGTAATCCTCGCATCTATGCCTGCGGCGATGTTATCGGTGGTTACTGTTCTACTCATGTGGCTACTTACGAAGCCAATATTGCCTTACGCAATGCCTTATTCCTTCCGCATCGCAAATCTAACTACCGCTCTATTCCAAGAGTAGTCTTCACCTCACCTGAATTTGCTAGCGTTGGCTTCACCGAGCCCGCCGCTCATCGTCGATATGGCAAAGATGTTTGGGTGCTCAAACAAAATTTTAAAGACGTTGATCGAGCACAAACGCAAGCAGAAACCACGGGTTTCTGTAAACTGATTACTCGGAGCAATGGTCAAATCCTCGGGGCTCACATCGTTGGCCCTAGTGCCAGTGACCTAATCGCTCCGATTACTTTGGCAATGGCCCATCGGCTTCCAGTGGGCGCATTTGAGCAGCTCGTCACTGCCTATCCTACATTGATGGAGATCAACTTAATGGCAGCGCGTCAACTAGCTCAACGACAGTACCATCGCAATAGATTGCTCCAGAACCTGTTCGAAGGATTATTCAAGCTTTGTCGTGCTTGGGGAGCTTAG
- a CDS encoding RNA polymerase sigma factor SigF, which yields MPTPVSADLKSQSLQILQEYRRYPTAQLRNELVRLNLGLVRKEAHHWINQCTESYDDLVQVGALGLIRAIERFDMSRGHAFSSFAIPYIRGEIQHYLRDKSPTVRIPRRWLALQRQASKTVRELRGQLHRQPSDEELAAALEIELSEWQEIKLACQNRSPLSLDAPVRDEEDSTTSLGDMVPDAGYRSFQLAQEDRIRLQQALARLEQRTRQVLEFVFLQDLTQKEAAERLGISAVTVSRRVKRGLESLQDLMDVTED from the coding sequence TATCCCACTGCCCAACTCCGCAACGAGCTAGTCCGACTCAACTTGGGTCTGGTACGTAAGGAAGCTCACCACTGGATTAATCAATGTACAGAGAGCTATGACGACCTCGTGCAAGTGGGCGCGCTTGGTCTAATTCGAGCCATCGAGAGATTTGACATGTCAAGGGGGCATGCCTTTAGTTCTTTCGCCATTCCCTACATTCGGGGCGAAATCCAGCATTATTTGCGAGATAAAAGCCCAACCGTACGTATTCCTCGCCGTTGGTTAGCTCTCCAGAGGCAGGCTAGCAAGACCGTACGAGAATTGCGTGGCCAGCTACACCGCCAGCCATCTGATGAAGAACTGGCAGCGGCTCTGGAAATCGAGCTATCCGAGTGGCAAGAAATCAAGCTAGCCTGCCAGAACCGCTCTCCCTTGAGTTTGGATGCCCCAGTTCGAGATGAGGAGGACAGCACAACCTCGCTGGGAGATATGGTTCCGGATGCTGGCTATCGCAGCTTTCAACTGGCCCAAGAAGACCGGATTCGTCTCCAACAAGCACTTGCTAGGCTCGAGCAACGCACCCGACAAGTTCTAGAATTCGTCTTTTTACAAGATCTGACACAGAAAGAAGCGGCAGAACGCTTGGGTATTAGTGCTGTCACCGTGTCTCGACGGGTGAAGCGAGGCTTGGAATCTCTGCAAGACTTGATGGACGTGACTGAAGACTAA